TCTGATCGATCCTTCTCCACCCAGAGGATCGATCGTATAACGCCAACCCTTCGCCGGTTCCGACCCAGATCCCCGCGTCGGTTCGGAGGATGACGTTCACGTAAAAATCCCTCATATCCCCGATGGTGTTATAGAACCTCCATAGGCCGCTTTTGCGATCCAGCACTCCGATCCCCCTTTCCGTTCCGACCCATATCTCGTTTTTATCCGCCTCGACAGCGGTTATGTAATCTGAGGCCAGACCATCCTTTCTGTTGAAGTTCCTCCAGGACCGATCCGAGGGATTGAATAGCGACAGGCCGCTTGGAGTGGCCACCCATATCCTGCCACTCTCGTCTTCGTCGAGCGATCTGACGTCATCGTCTGCGATCTGATCGGCTAAGGTATAGATCGTCCATTTCCCCGTGACCTTGTTGAACCTCGCGACGCCGCTCTGATATGTTCCAAACCATATATCGTTGCCGTCCACGGCTATACAGGTGATATGGTTACTGGGAAGGCCCTCCTTAGTGGTGTAGTTGATCCAGGTGTTGACGCTTTTTATGTACCTCTGCGCGCCGCCGTTTGCCGTGCCGAACCAGACCTGATTTCCGTCCACCACTATTGCCCTGATCATATCGCTGACCAGAAGATCCGTCTTCGTATAGGTCTTGACGAAGGCCTGATCGGTCTTGCTGAAGACGCTGACGCCTGAGCTTTTGGTGCCGAACCAGACGACATCCTCATCAACCGCTATGACCGAGATCTCCTCCCCTACGAGTCCATCCTTCGTCGAATAGTTGTTCCACGAGTCGGTCGCCCTGTGATACCTGCTGACACCTCCTTCTCCTGGCTTCCTCTCGCGGAAATCGAAGATCCTCCTACCAAATCTCCTCTTCTCCTTACCGGTTCCCACCCAGATGTACTCCTGATCCACAGCTATCGTGGTGACGTTATTGCTGGGCAGTCCGTCCTTTTTACCCCTGACCGCCCAGCTATCTATCCGTTTGTCGTACCTGTTCAGTCCTCTATCGGTTCCGAACCAGATATAATCCCCATCTACGACGACGCACCGGACCTTATCGCTGGCCAGCCCGTCCTTACTCCTGAAAATCCTCCACTCCTCCTTCGACGTGTCGAATCTGGTAACCCCTTCGTCGGTGGCGAACCAGACGTAGTTACCATCCACCGCTATGTCGTTCACCCTGTCATTGGAAAGCCCATCAGCCATGGTGTAATGTACCCATCTCCCCTCCGATTTGATGTACCTGGAGACCCCTTTATCGGTTCCCACCCAGATATTGCGCCTATCGGTCGCTATGCTGCGTATGTTCTCGCTTATAAGCACGTGTTGATATTCGGTCTCCCCACCCCCGCTGCTGATTTTGAACATCGGCTCTGCGGGCTTTACAGCCTCCCCCTTGACCGGCGCCAGCTTTGGACCTGGAGGGGAAAACGTGATGCATCCCACAAGCCAGATGCACAGCGATAGTATCAGGAACCATATGATCGCCCTTAACCTCATCGATATCCCCACCTTCATTCAAATTGTCCGTTTTGAAGCTGCTACATCCTGTGGTAACAAAATCGTATGTTAGACTTACATCTCGCCGATTCGGTTTATTTCCTCCCTCGCATGACTACGCTTGCCCTCACCTCGGCCGAATCGTTCTCCCGGAAGGCCTCATAGTAGAACAGGATCCTGTCCTCAAGCGCCAAGTAATCCATGTATCTGGCCGTCCGATACCGCCCCGGGGTTGCGGTTTCAAGCGTGGGAGCGTTGGGGGTGATGTCCGTAAAGGTCTTCCCTCCATCGGTGCTAACGGCTATTCCGCCGGCGATGTTGTAGACGGGATCGAACCATTCCGAGTTTGAGCCCTCATAATAGAGAATCCAGACGCCCGGCATCGGCAGCAGACAGGCCGGTCGGGTGAAAAAGTCATGCCAACCGTGGCTGGACAGTATCGGATTAGTTTTGAACTCCCACCTCTCACCGTCAACCGAGATCGCCAGATAAGGCAGCTCACGGGGATGGCCGTTTATCCCATAGCCGATGACGAACATGTGATAAAGCCCGCCGATGTTGATGATATACGGATCCTTGACCCCCCACTCCTTGATCTCAAATCGAAGCACGGGCCGTGCTGTGGAGGGATCGAACTGCGAGGGATCGTCCACGTCGTCGAACTTCCCGATGTACCAGCCATAGGGATCGGGCCTTCCCGAACGGCAGTAATAGAGCTTGAACTTGCCGGTCAGCGGATCGCGCAACAGCGATGGACGCTCGAATGAGAGGGTGCCGACCTCATCCCTGTGTATCGTTTTGACGTGCTCGAAGCGCAGCCCGTCCTCGGATCTTCCTATCCATATGGCATATCCCCTCTGTCCTCTGGGGGAATATGCCTCTCGGAGCCTGGCTGCAAGCCATACCACGCCCTCATCGTCCATACAGACGCTCGGCGCGCCCGCCCACCAGTCCGTCTCATCCCTCTCAGGCTCCAGAATCGTGATGAACTCCCCGGGATTCGGAACCGGAACCCGAACGGCCTCGACTCCGATGGTATAGCTCGGTGATAGATTCATAGCAAACCTCCCTCCCTGAAGCTGAAATAGCCATTCCTTCCGACGATTATGTGGTCTAAGACCCTGATATCTATCGTATGGGCCACCTCGTAGATCGAACGGGTGAGCCGTCTGTCATCCTCCGATGGCTCGGGATATCCGCTGGGGTGATTGTGAACGAGGATCAGGCCGGAGGCGTGGTGTGAGAGAGCCGATTCGATGATCCGGCGCGGATATATGATCGCCCTATCGACCGTTCCCTCATGGACAACTTCATATTCGATGACCTCGTTCTTCGTGTTAAGATAGATAACCATGAAAGCCTCATGGGACAGCCCGGCGAGCTTCACACGGGCGAAGTCCACCACCGCCTGAGGTGATGCAAGCAGATCTCTCCCCTCCATCCTTTCAGCCATATAGAGCCCGAAGAGCTCCTTGACCAGTCGGATGAGCGTGGCCGATATCGGTCCCATGCCTTCGATCGATTCCAGCTCCTCCTGGGAGGCATTCATGACCCCTGTGATG
The DNA window shown above is from Candidatus Poribacteria bacterium and carries:
- the radC gene encoding DNA repair protein RadC, giving the protein MSDKPHYIGHRKRLRERFRKAGARGMHDYELLELLLTYAIPRRDVKPIAKELIERFKGITGVMNASQEELESIEGMGPISATLIRLVKELFGLYMAERMEGRDLLASPQAVVDFARVKLAGLSHEAFMVIYLNTKNEVIEYEVVHEGTVDRAIIYPRRIIESALSHHASGLILVHNHPSGYPEPSEDDRRLTRSIYEVAHTIDIRVLDHIIVGRNGYFSFREGGLL